In a single window of the Desulfovibrio aminophilus DSM 12254 genome:
- a CDS encoding YitT family protein — MPLLQTLHQRFRRFSFGAPWNLFLITAGSFFVAFAVKSLAAPFGLLTGGMSGLGLLCFYLFPKFSAGIWYFLLNVPVFVLGWVSVSRRFILYSLYGMAAVTVFIEAIDYVAPIRDIWLAVIACGACMGLGIGMAMRSLGSTGGVDILAVMCKERYNISIGTFDFWFNIAVFAAGFSFLDLHVMLYSLAMTLIISMVTDYCLRVFANRVMVLIISEKPREVLDVVLGQLDRGATVLSGRGGYTGQGKEVVLTMINGIQLKRLEELVYSIDPRAFTIMGSGFHVLGEGFSPRKVY, encoded by the coding sequence ATGCCTCTGCTCCAGACCCTGCACCAGCGCTTCCGCCGCTTCAGCTTCGGCGCGCCCTGGAACCTCTTCCTCATCACCGCCGGATCATTTTTCGTGGCCTTCGCGGTGAAGTCGCTGGCCGCGCCCTTCGGCCTGCTCACCGGCGGCATGTCCGGCCTCGGGCTCCTCTGCTTCTATCTGTTTCCCAAGTTCTCGGCGGGCATTTGGTACTTCCTGCTCAACGTGCCCGTCTTCGTCCTGGGCTGGGTCTCGGTGAGCCGCCGCTTCATCCTTTACAGCCTCTACGGCATGGCCGCCGTGACCGTGTTCATCGAGGCCATCGACTACGTGGCCCCCATCCGGGACATCTGGCTGGCGGTCATCGCCTGCGGCGCCTGCATGGGCCTGGGCATCGGCATGGCCATGCGTTCCCTGGGCTCCACCGGCGGCGTGGACATCCTGGCCGTGATGTGCAAGGAGCGCTACAACATCTCCATCGGCACCTTCGACTTCTGGTTCAACATCGCCGTGTTCGCGGCCGGGTTCTCCTTCCTCGACCTGCACGTGATGCTCTATTCCCTGGCCATGACCCTGATCATCTCCATGGTCACGGACTACTGTCTGCGCGTCTTCGCCAACCGGGTCATGGTCTTGATCATCTCGGAAAAGCCCCGGGAGGTGCTCGACGTGGTTTTGGGCCAGCTGGACCGAGGGGCCACCGTGCTTTCCGGCCGGGGCGGCTACACCGGGCAGGGCAAGGAAGTGGTCCTGACCATGATCAACGGCATTCAGCTCAAGCGGCTGGAGGAACTGGTCTACTCCATCGACCCCAGGGCCTTCACCATCATGGGCTCGGGGTTCCACGTGCTCGGCGAGGGCTTCTCGCCGCGCAAGGTCTACTGA
- a CDS encoding PocR ligand-binding domain-containing protein — MLKIMSMDQWLEVGREIHARYGLNPSINDAQGHPVVPNTVWANELCPAIRGGDGADEVCRQAGEHFARVLRETGKPVIEECGAGMLRIAVPVVVDDLFMGSLGGCGKVCDGGEVDEFMIRKATGLAMDEIRNRAESVASITWGDADEIVEYLEERLRVLAVG, encoded by the coding sequence ATGCTGAAGATCATGAGCATGGACCAATGGCTGGAGGTGGGGAGGGAGATCCACGCCCGCTACGGGCTGAATCCGTCCATCAATGACGCCCAGGGGCACCCGGTTGTCCCCAACACGGTCTGGGCCAACGAACTGTGTCCCGCCATTCGCGGCGGAGACGGGGCCGACGAGGTGTGCCGCCAGGCGGGCGAACACTTCGCCCGGGTTCTGCGCGAGACCGGCAAGCCGGTGATCGAGGAATGCGGCGCGGGAATGCTGCGCATCGCCGTTCCAGTGGTCGTGGACGATCTCTTCATGGGCAGCCTTGGCGGCTGCGGCAAGGTCTGCGACGGCGGCGAGGTGGATGAGTTCATGATCCGCAAGGCCACGGGCCTGGCCATGGACGAAATCCGCAACCGCGCGGAAAGCGTGGCCTCCATCACCTGGGGCGACGCGGACGAGATCGTGGAATACCTGGAAGAGCGCCTGCGCGTCCTGGCCGTGGGCTAG
- a CDS encoding 3D domain-containing protein, whose amino-acid sequence MNVRAILNFTLLPFLAIMVVSMGWTLHRKNAEISMLEEKLVDYEYKGEARQFLANVPVNPGSGTREVQQVTVTAYNPTHDQTDGDPLIAASMRKVRPGTVAVSRDLFDQGWVFGKKVRIEGLGIFEINDLMNPRHTKRVDVFMWDEKEAQAFGKKRVKVALLHI is encoded by the coding sequence TTGAACGTACGAGCCATTCTGAATTTCACCCTGCTGCCGTTTCTGGCGATCATGGTCGTCAGCATGGGTTGGACCCTGCATCGGAAGAACGCCGAGATCTCCATGCTCGAGGAGAAATTGGTGGATTATGAATACAAGGGCGAGGCCCGCCAGTTCCTGGCCAATGTGCCGGTGAATCCTGGCTCCGGAACTCGCGAGGTGCAGCAGGTGACCGTAACCGCCTACAACCCCACCCACGATCAGACCGACGGCGATCCGCTCATCGCGGCCAGTATGCGCAAGGTTCGGCCCGGCACCGTGGCCGTGTCCCGGGATCTGTTCGACCAGGGCTGGGTCTTCGGCAAGAAGGTCCGCATCGAGGGATTGGGCATTTTCGAGATCAACGACCTCATGAATCCCCGCCACACCAAGCGGGTGGACGTGTTCATGTGGGACGAGAAGGAGGCGCAGGCCTTCGGCAAGAAGCGCGTCAAGGTGGCCCTGCTGCACATCTAG
- the hisG gene encoding ATP phosphoribosyltransferase, with translation MSSENLLKLGIPKGSLQDATINLFEKSGWKIRMHARNYFPEINDREIKCSMCRAQEMSVYVESGVLDAGLTGKDWILENNSDVVVVSDLVYSKVSSRPARWVLAVNGASPYKRPEDLAGKKIATELVNFTKGYFESINVPVDVAFSWGATEAKVVEGLCDAIVEVTETGTTIRANGLRIIAELMQTNTRLIANKKAWDDPWKRRKIEHLDLLLQGALRAEKLVGLKMNMPKAKMAEAKSILPSLTSPTVAELADTDWLSVEIVVDEAVVRDLIPQLKGLGAEGIIEYPLNKVI, from the coding sequence GTGTCCAGCGAAAACTTGCTCAAGCTCGGCATTCCCAAGGGCTCCCTTCAGGACGCCACCATCAATCTGTTCGAGAAGTCCGGCTGGAAGATCCGCATGCACGCCCGGAACTACTTCCCGGAGATCAATGACCGGGAGATCAAGTGCAGCATGTGCCGGGCCCAGGAAATGTCCGTGTACGTCGAGTCCGGCGTGCTGGACGCGGGCCTCACCGGCAAGGACTGGATCCTGGAGAACAACTCCGACGTGGTCGTGGTCTCGGACCTGGTCTATTCCAAGGTCTCCAGCCGTCCGGCCCGCTGGGTTCTGGCGGTCAACGGCGCCTCGCCCTACAAGCGGCCCGAGGATTTGGCGGGCAAGAAGATCGCCACTGAACTCGTGAATTTCACCAAGGGCTACTTCGAGTCCATCAACGTGCCCGTGGACGTCGCCTTCTCCTGGGGAGCCACCGAGGCCAAGGTGGTCGAGGGGCTGTGCGACGCCATCGTGGAGGTCACCGAGACCGGCACGACCATCCGGGCCAACGGCCTGCGGATCATCGCCGAACTCATGCAGACCAACACCCGGCTCATCGCCAACAAGAAGGCCTGGGACGATCCCTGGAAGCGCCGCAAGATCGAGCATCTCGATCTGCTTCTGCAGGGCGCGTTGCGGGCCGAGAAGCTCGTGGGCCTGAAGATGAACATGCCCAAGGCCAAGATGGCCGAAGCCAAGAGCATCCTGCCCAGCCTGACCTCGCCCACCGTGGCCGAGCTGGCGGACACCGACTGGCTCTCCGTGGAGATCGTGGTGGACGAAGCCGTCGTCCGCGACCTCATCCCCCAGCTCAAGGGCCTGGGCGCCGAGGGCATCATCGAGTACCCCCTGAACAAGGTCATCTAG
- the hisI gene encoding phosphoribosyl-AMP cyclohydrolase encodes MFTPDFAKMNGLVPAIAQDAASGEVLMMAYMNEDSWRKTLETGEVHYWSRSRKELWHKGGTSGHVQKVRSIRLDCDNDTILLLVEQVGGAACHTGFRSCFFRELKDGVVAECCPKVFDPKEVYK; translated from the coding sequence ATGTTCACTCCCGATTTCGCCAAGATGAACGGCCTGGTGCCGGCCATCGCCCAGGACGCCGCCAGCGGCGAGGTGCTCATGATGGCCTACATGAACGAGGATTCCTGGAGAAAGACCCTGGAGACCGGCGAGGTCCATTACTGGAGCCGCAGCCGCAAGGAACTCTGGCACAAGGGCGGCACCTCGGGGCACGTGCAGAAGGTCCGCTCCATCCGCCTGGACTGCGACAACGACACCATTCTCCTGCTCGTCGAGCAGGTGGGCGGCGCGGCCTGCCATACCGGCTTCCGCAGCTGCTTCTTCCGTGAACTCAAGGACGGCGTCGTCGCCGAATGCTGTCCCAAGGTCTTCGATCCCAAGGAGGTCTACAAATAG
- the rlmN gene encoding 23S rRNA (adenine(2503)-C(2))-methyltransferase RlmN, with amino-acid sequence MLNLLDLTFSELESFFVEDVKEPRFRAAQVWQWLWQKDARDFAAMTNLSKILRDKLAARAAVAWPEVADVRASRDGTIKFLLRLGDGKLIESVLIPNDKLARYTQCLSTQVGCAMACTFCNTGLMGFERNLTQGEILGQILVGRAHLAASGLAPLTNLVFMGMGEPLLNLDWLLKSLATLNSDTGLNISWRRTTVSSVGLPKGLDVLGASGLALPAISLHAPTQELRARIMPKAAQVPLDELLAALDRYPMKPRERITFEYLLLRGINDSPAHARQLHKLLCNRRCKVNLIAYNATEDSPYQAPDPDAVLAFEKILWDKGMTATIRRSMGTDIKAACGQLKAGSVRG; translated from the coding sequence ATGCTGAACCTGCTGGACCTGACCTTCTCCGAACTGGAGTCCTTTTTCGTCGAGGACGTCAAGGAACCGCGATTCCGCGCGGCCCAGGTCTGGCAATGGCTCTGGCAGAAGGACGCCCGCGACTTCGCGGCCATGACCAACCTCTCCAAGATCCTCCGTGACAAGCTGGCGGCCCGGGCGGCGGTGGCCTGGCCCGAGGTGGCCGACGTCCGCGCGAGCAGGGACGGAACGATCAAGTTCCTCCTGCGCCTGGGCGACGGCAAGCTCATCGAGTCCGTGCTCATCCCCAACGACAAGCTGGCCCGCTACACCCAGTGCCTGTCCACCCAGGTGGGCTGCGCCATGGCCTGCACCTTCTGCAACACCGGGCTCATGGGCTTTGAGCGCAACCTGACCCAGGGCGAGATTCTGGGGCAGATACTGGTGGGCCGGGCGCATCTGGCCGCCTCGGGGCTGGCGCCCCTGACCAATCTCGTGTTCATGGGCATGGGCGAGCCGCTGCTCAACCTGGACTGGCTGCTCAAGTCCCTGGCCACCCTGAACAGCGACACGGGCCTGAACATCTCCTGGCGGCGCACCACGGTCTCCAGCGTGGGCCTGCCCAAGGGGTTGGATGTCCTCGGCGCTTCCGGGCTGGCCCTGCCGGCCATCTCCCTGCACGCTCCGACCCAGGAACTGCGCGCCAGGATCATGCCCAAGGCCGCCCAGGTGCCCCTGGACGAACTGCTGGCCGCCCTGGACCGCTACCCCATGAAGCCGCGTGAGCGGATCACCTTCGAATATCTTCTGCTGCGCGGGATCAACGACAGCCCGGCCCACGCCCGGCAGCTGCACAAGCTCCTCTGCAACCGGCGCTGCAAGGTCAACCTCATCGCCTATAACGCCACCGAGGACTCGCCCTATCAAGCGCCGGACCCGGACGCCGTGCTGGCCTTCGAGAAGATCCTCTGGGACAAGGGCATGACCGCCACCATCCGGCGGAGCATGGGCACGGACATCAAGGCCGCCTGCGGCCAGCTGAAGGCCGGAAGCGTTCGCGGCTAG
- a CDS encoding 2-hydroxyacid dehydrogenase, producing the protein MPEIRPKVYVTRRLPQEGLDLLAASCDVEVNPEDRPLTRAELLAAVADAEGVIGLLTERIDAAFLDAAPKLRGYANYAVGFDNIDVAEATRRGIPVSNTPDVLTTATAELAWTLLLAAARRVVETDAVMRSGSWTGWGPLQFLGADVTGRTLGLVGAGRIGTAMARMSRGFDMPVLYTSSSGRRNEILERELKAELVPFEELLARSDFVSVHTPLTPSTRHLFRAETLRLMKPTAILVNTARGPVVKEDDLAAALRQGVIAGAGLDVYENEPRLAQGLAELKNVVLLPHVGSATFAARRDMALLAARNLLAMLLGGTPPTCLNPDVLR; encoded by the coding sequence ATGCCCGAAATCCGTCCGAAAGTCTACGTCACCCGCCGCCTCCCCCAGGAGGGCCTGGACCTCCTGGCCGCCTCCTGCGACGTGGAGGTGAACCCCGAGGATCGACCGCTCACCCGGGCCGAGCTGCTGGCCGCCGTGGCCGACGCCGAGGGCGTCATCGGCCTGCTCACCGAGCGCATCGACGCGGCCTTCCTCGACGCGGCCCCGAAACTGCGCGGCTACGCCAACTACGCCGTGGGCTTCGACAACATCGACGTGGCCGAGGCAACCCGCCGGGGCATCCCGGTGTCCAACACCCCGGACGTGCTCACCACGGCCACGGCCGAACTGGCCTGGACCCTGCTCCTGGCCGCCGCCCGCCGGGTGGTGGAGACGGACGCGGTCATGCGCTCCGGCTCCTGGACCGGCTGGGGCCCGTTGCAGTTCCTCGGCGCGGACGTCACCGGCCGGACGCTCGGCCTCGTCGGCGCGGGTCGCATCGGCACGGCCATGGCCCGCATGTCCCGGGGCTTCGACATGCCCGTACTCTACACCAGTTCCTCGGGCAGGCGGAACGAAATCCTGGAACGCGAGCTGAAGGCCGAGCTGGTTCCCTTCGAAGAGTTGCTGGCCCGCTCGGACTTCGTCAGCGTGCACACCCCGCTGACCCCCTCCACGCGCCACCTCTTCCGGGCCGAAACCCTGCGGCTCATGAAACCCACGGCCATCCTGGTGAACACGGCGCGCGGTCCGGTGGTCAAGGAGGACGACCTCGCGGCCGCGTTGCGCCAGGGGGTCATCGCCGGGGCCGGGCTGGACGTCTACGAGAACGAGCCGCGTCTGGCCCAAGGCCTGGCTGAGCTGAAGAACGTGGTCCTGCTGCCGCACGTGGGCTCGGCCACCTTCGCCGCCCGCCGGGACATGGCCCTGCTGGCGGCGAGGAATCTCCTGGCCATGCTCCTGGGCGGCACGCCGCCCACCTGCCTCAATCCGGACGTACTGCGCTAG
- the galE gene encoding UDP-glucose 4-epimerase GalE yields the protein MPRAVLVTGGAGYIGGHACKALARAGYLPVTLDDLSAGHEWAVKWGPLVRADVADRAALDAVFREHRPEGVLHFAARIEVGESMRDPGKYYGNNCVASLRLLEAMRDHGCRRIVFSSTCAVYGAPQRLPLTEDHPQWPVNTYGWSKFTVERMLEDFHRAHGIANLRLRYFNAAGADPDAELGEEHDPETHLIPLVLRAAAGRGVIKVFGRDYDTPDGTCLRDYIHVTDLARAHVSALNLLERGGSQALNLGVGEGFSVREVLDTAERVTGRSIPREDAPRREGDPAALLAEPTAARRALDWEPEYGLEDMIAHAWAWMNR from the coding sequence ATGCCGCGCGCGGTCCTGGTCACCGGCGGAGCCGGGTACATCGGCGGGCACGCCTGCAAGGCCCTGGCCCGCGCCGGATACCTGCCGGTCACCCTGGACGATCTCTCGGCCGGGCACGAGTGGGCCGTGAAGTGGGGGCCGCTCGTGCGCGCCGACGTGGCCGACCGCGCGGCCCTGGACGCCGTGTTCCGGGAGCACCGCCCCGAGGGCGTGCTGCATTTCGCGGCCCGCATCGAGGTGGGCGAGTCCATGCGCGACCCGGGCAAGTATTACGGCAACAACTGCGTGGCCAGCCTGCGCCTGCTGGAGGCCATGCGCGACCACGGCTGCCGCCGCATCGTCTTCTCCAGCACCTGCGCGGTCTACGGCGCGCCGCAACGTCTGCCCCTGACCGAGGACCACCCGCAGTGGCCGGTGAACACCTATGGCTGGAGCAAGTTCACCGTGGAGCGCATGTTGGAGGACTTCCATCGGGCCCACGGCATCGCCAACCTGCGGCTGCGCTACTTCAACGCCGCCGGGGCCGACCCGGACGCCGAACTGGGAGAGGAGCACGATCCCGAGACGCACCTCATCCCCCTGGTCCTGCGCGCGGCGGCCGGGCGGGGGGTCATCAAGGTGTTCGGGCGGGACTACGACACGCCCGACGGCACCTGCCTGCGCGACTACATCCACGTCACGGACCTGGCCCGGGCCCACGTCTCGGCCCTGAATCTTCTGGAGCGGGGCGGCTCACAGGCCCTCAACCTGGGCGTGGGCGAGGGTTTCAGCGTGCGCGAGGTTCTGGACACGGCGGAGCGGGTCACGGGCCGGAGCATCCCCCGGGAGGACGCTCCGCGCCGCGAGGGCGACCCGGCCGCGCTCCTGGCCGAGCCCACGGCCGCCAGACGAGCCCTGGACTGGGAGCCGGAGTACGGCCTGGAGGACATGATCGCCCACGCCTGGGCCTGGATGAACCGCTAG
- a CDS encoding HD domain-containing protein, which translates to MIQPFKDAVGYCKAIMRNGHDAYIINAKLQKMVLDADPREHEIDICTEAALDELRRLFPKIKESSEEGVAGVLKEGGTSFRFYHADVNTGAHPEECVAKLTPRLLKALEKRGEAPLSSLCPYIPSAKDALEDFAEFGEGELRFKGIPDETLKRDYLLSVRALRLAANYNLKIEANTWMAILRGARRVLDYVTVTDLTDEWRKVEPENMWLFVQLLFDSQILHGLIPELAALSRVKQIKNPDAGEEDVLSHVIEVMRRYPEELPYDWYGTVACMFHDVGKLYTAEYYDGQWYFLQHHHVGANITRKILMRLRFPVEEIDLICDLVRNHMRPHFMLTDKGIRRFKAFDEYPRVIEMVRADIKARNGSYREFNHNLKMLERADVPEEALEPFLNGNDIMKATGLKPGPAVGVIREALLKAQIAGDVTNVDEAKQFVKAYKESEKLH; encoded by the coding sequence ATGATCCAGCCGTTCAAGGACGCCGTCGGATACTGCAAGGCCATCATGCGCAATGGCCATGACGCATACATCATCAACGCCAAGCTCCAGAAGATGGTCCTGGACGCGGACCCCCGTGAGCACGAGATCGACATCTGCACCGAGGCGGCGCTGGACGAACTGCGACGCCTCTTCCCCAAGATCAAGGAGTCCTCGGAGGAGGGCGTCGCGGGCGTGCTCAAGGAGGGCGGGACGTCCTTCCGCTTCTACCACGCCGACGTGAACACCGGAGCCCATCCCGAGGAATGCGTGGCCAAGCTGACTCCGCGCCTGCTCAAGGCCCTGGAGAAGCGCGGCGAGGCCCCGCTGTCCTCGCTCTGTCCCTACATCCCCTCGGCCAAGGACGCCCTGGAGGACTTCGCCGAGTTCGGCGAGGGCGAACTGCGCTTCAAGGGCATCCCGGACGAGACGCTCAAGCGCGACTACCTCCTCTCCGTGCGCGCCCTGCGCCTGGCCGCCAACTACAATCTCAAGATCGAGGCCAACACCTGGATGGCCATCCTGCGCGGCGCGCGCCGGGTGCTGGACTACGTCACGGTCACGGACCTGACCGACGAGTGGCGCAAGGTCGAGCCCGAGAACATGTGGCTCTTCGTGCAGTTGCTCTTCGACAGCCAGATTCTGCACGGGCTCATTCCCGAGCTGGCGGCCCTGTCCCGGGTCAAGCAGATCAAGAACCCGGACGCGGGCGAGGAGGACGTGCTCTCGCACGTCATCGAGGTCATGCGCCGCTATCCCGAGGAGCTGCCCTACGACTGGTACGGCACCGTGGCCTGCATGTTCCACGACGTGGGCAAGCTCTACACCGCCGAATACTACGACGGCCAGTGGTACTTCCTCCAGCACCACCACGTGGGCGCGAACATCACCCGCAAGATCCTCATGCGTCTGCGCTTCCCGGTGGAGGAGATCGACCTCATCTGCGATCTCGTGCGCAACCACATGCGTCCGCACTTCATGCTCACGGACAAGGGCATCCGCCGCTTCAAGGCCTTCGACGAGTATCCCCGGGTCATCGAGATGGTTCGCGCGGACATCAAGGCCCGCAACGGCTCCTATCGTGAATTCAACCACAACTTGAAGATGCTGGAGCGCGCCGACGTGCCCGAGGAGGCCCTGGAGCCGTTCCTCAACGGCAACGACATCATGAAGGCCACCGGCCTGAAACCCGGCCCGGCCGTGGGCGTCATCCGCGAGGCCCTGCTCAAGGCCCAGATCGCGGGCGACGTGACCAACGTGGACGAGGCCAAGCAGTTCGTGAAGGCCTACAAGGAAAGCGAGAAGCTGCACTGA
- a CDS encoding dihydroorotase, with translation MSTVSLVVRNALWKKKKVDLLVARGRVASLIPSARKTRVEAAQELDASGLLLLPSLTDCHTHLREPGFEYKEDIASGLDAAAHGGFGNVLCMANTNPVNDNATVTERMLDRARAAWPHGPRLYPIGALSRGLKAEELAPMAELADAGCVAFSNDGLPVPRAEFFRRAMEYAWDQGKVVIDHCEEPSMARGAGMNEGAVSGRLGIPAQPDVAEAAQVARDILLADYLKIPIHLAHISCRRSVELIAWAKERGVQVTAETCPHYLTLTEERVEGYDSAAKVNPPLRTRDDVEAMLQALRSGVIDILATDHAPHAAHEKEVEFDLAPCGISGLDTALSVTWGLVEKKLLTLDDLVRAWSEAPCRVFGLPVNRFQAGDPADFLLFDPAAQWEVTPETMRSKGKNTPLLGTRLRGRVAAHFLGGKKVV, from the coding sequence ATGTCAACCGTCAGTCTGGTGGTCCGCAACGCGCTCTGGAAGAAAAAGAAGGTCGATCTTCTGGTGGCCAGGGGCCGCGTGGCCTCGCTCATCCCCTCGGCCCGCAAGACCCGGGTCGAGGCCGCCCAGGAGCTGGACGCCTCGGGCCTGCTGCTTCTGCCGAGCCTCACCGACTGCCACACGCATCTGCGCGAGCCGGGCTTCGAGTACAAGGAGGACATCGCCTCCGGCCTGGACGCCGCGGCCCACGGCGGCTTCGGCAACGTGCTCTGCATGGCCAACACGAATCCGGTGAACGACAACGCCACCGTCACCGAGCGCATGCTCGATCGGGCCCGGGCCGCCTGGCCCCACGGGCCGCGCCTGTACCCCATCGGCGCGCTCTCCCGGGGCCTGAAGGCCGAGGAGCTGGCGCCCATGGCCGAGCTGGCGGACGCCGGCTGCGTGGCCTTCTCCAACGACGGCCTGCCCGTGCCCAGGGCGGAGTTCTTCCGGCGGGCCATGGAATACGCCTGGGACCAGGGCAAGGTGGTCATCGACCACTGCGAGGAGCCGAGCATGGCCCGGGGCGCGGGCATGAACGAGGGCGCTGTTTCCGGCCGCCTCGGCATTCCGGCCCAGCCGGACGTGGCCGAGGCCGCACAGGTGGCCCGCGACATCCTTCTGGCCGACTACCTGAAGATCCCCATCCATCTGGCGCACATCTCCTGCCGCCGTTCGGTGGAGCTCATCGCCTGGGCCAAGGAGCGCGGGGTCCAGGTGACGGCCGAGACCTGCCCGCACTACCTGACCCTGACCGAGGAACGGGTGGAGGGTTACGACTCCGCCGCCAAGGTCAACCCGCCGCTGCGCACCCGCGACGACGTGGAGGCCATGCTCCAGGCCCTGCGCTCGGGCGTCATCGACATCCTGGCCACGGACCACGCACCCCACGCGGCCCACGAGAAGGAAGTGGAGTTCGACCTCGCGCCCTGCGGCATCTCCGGCCTGGACACGGCCCTTTCCGTGACCTGGGGGCTGGTGGAGAAGAAGCTCCTGACTCTCGACGACCTGGTGCGCGCCTGGAGCGAGGCTCCCTGCCGCGTCTTCGGCCTGCCCGTGAATCGCTTTCAGGCCGGTGATCCGGCCGATTTTCTGCTCTTCGATCCCGCCGCCCAGTGGGAGGTCACGCCCGAGACCATGCGTTCCAAGGGCAAGAACACGCCGCTTCTGGGAACCCGGCTGCGGGGGAGGGTGGCGGCGCATTTTCTTGGCGGGAAAAAAGTTGTATGA
- a CDS encoding aspartate carbamoyltransferase catalytic subunit, with the protein MQWRHKDLLDVSQLSADEARHVLDTARYFREINSRPVKKVPTLKGRSVVLFFAEPSTRTKTSFDVAGKRLSADTFSLAKSGSSLSKGESLKDTALTLQAMNPDAIVLRHSVSGAAQFMAERLECSVINAGDGRHAHPTQALLDAFTLVGRWGDLKGRTVLILGDVAHSRVARSNVLLLNLLGARVRLCGPRTLLPPGVDTWEAEVFSDLGEAVRGADAVMCLRLQLERMQAGLLPDLREYSRTFGLCERHMAQAAPDALVLHPGPINRGVEIASDLADSGRSVILDQVASGVAVRMALLFLYMTRKSAE; encoded by the coding sequence ATGCAGTGGCGGCACAAGGATCTCCTGGACGTGTCCCAGCTCTCGGCCGACGAGGCCCGGCACGTCCTGGACACGGCCCGCTATTTCCGGGAGATAAACTCCCGTCCGGTGAAGAAGGTGCCGACCCTCAAGGGCCGCAGCGTGGTGCTCTTCTTCGCCGAGCCGAGCACGCGCACCAAGACCTCCTTCGACGTGGCCGGAAAACGGCTTTCGGCGGACACCTTCTCCCTGGCCAAGAGCGGCTCCAGCCTGTCCAAGGGCGAGAGCCTTAAGGACACGGCGCTCACGCTTCAGGCCATGAACCCGGACGCCATCGTCCTGCGCCACTCCGTGAGCGGCGCGGCCCAGTTCATGGCTGAGCGCCTGGAATGCAGCGTGATCAACGCCGGCGACGGCCGCCACGCCCATCCCACGCAGGCCCTGCTGGACGCCTTCACCCTCGTCGGGCGCTGGGGCGACCTCAAGGGCCGCACCGTGCTCATCCTGGGCGACGTCGCGCACAGCCGTGTCGCCCGCTCCAACGTCCTGCTGCTCAACCTCCTGGGCGCGCGGGTGCGGCTCTGCGGGCCGCGCACCCTCCTGCCCCCGGGCGTGGACACCTGGGAGGCCGAGGTCTTTTCCGACCTGGGCGAGGCCGTGCGCGGCGCGGACGCGGTCATGTGCCTGCGGCTCCAGCTGGAGCGCATGCAGGCCGGACTGCTGCCGGACCTGCGGGAATATTCCCGCACCTTCGGGCTCTGCGAACGGCACATGGCCCAGGCCGCGCCGGACGCCTTGGTCCTGCACCCCGGGCCCATCAACCGGGGCGTGGAGATCGCCTCGGACCTGGCCGACTCGGGCCGCAGCGTGATCCTCGACCAGGTGGCCTCGGGCGTGGCCGTGCGCATGGCCCTGCTGTTCCTCTATATGACCCGCAAGTCGGCCGAGTAG